In a single window of the Pandoraea pulmonicola genome:
- the carB gene encoding carbamoyl-phosphate synthase large subunit, producing MPKRTDIKSILIIGAGPIIIGQACEFDYSGAQACKALREEGYKVILINSNPATIMTDPDTADVTYIEPITWEVVERIIAKERPDAILPTMGGQTALNCALDLHRHGVLDKYKVELIGASPEAIDKAEDRLKFKDAMTKIGLGSAKSGIAHSMEEALAVQAQIVSEIGGSGYPMVIRPSFTLGGSGGGIAYNREEFEEICKRGLDLSPTRELLIEESLLGWKEYEMEVVRDRADNCIIVCSIENLDPMGVHTGDSITVAPAQTLTDKEYQLLRNASLAVLREIGVETGGSNVQFSINPKDGRMVVIEMNPRVSRSSALASKATGFPIAKVAAKLAVGYTLDELRNEITGGATPASFEPTIDYVVTKVPRFAFEKFREADARLTTQMKSVGEVMAMGRTFQESLQKALRGLEVGVDGLDEKSTDRDEIVAEIGEPGPDRIWYVGDAFRIGMSLDEIYAETAIDPWFLAQLEAIVKKEKALAGRTLESLSTEELRFLKQSGFSDRRLAKLLGTDQTAVRRARIAQKVRPVYKRVDTCAAEFATNTAYMYSTYEEECEAQPTNKKKVMVLGGGPNRIGQGIEFDYCCVHAALALREDGYETIMVNCNPETVSTDYDTSDRLYFEPVTLEDVLEIVDLEKPVGVIVQYGGQTPLKLALDLEANGVPIVGTSPDMIDAAEDRERFQMLLQDLGLRQPPNRTARAEDEALVLAAEIGYPLVVRPSYVLGGRAMEIVHEPRDLERYMREAVKVSNDSPVLLDRFLDDAIECDVDCISDGTDVYIGGVMEHIEQAGVHSGDSACSLPPYSLSAETVVELKRQTAAMAKALNVVGLMNVQFAIQQGSGVDTIYVLEVNPRASRTVPYVSKATGRQLAKIAARAMVGQSLKSQNVTSEVTPPYYSVKEAVFPFVKFPGVDPVLGPEMRSTGEVMGVGRTFGEALFKSQLAAGSRLPASGTVLLTVKDADKPRAVEVARMLHALGYPIVATRGTAAAIEAAGIPVRVVNKVKDGRPHIVDMIKNGEIALVFTTVDETRTAIADSRSIRMSAQAHKVTYYTTISGARAAVEGLKYLQNLEVYDLQSLHAQLPA from the coding sequence ATGCCAAAGCGCACAGACATCAAGAGCATCCTCATCATCGGCGCCGGCCCGATCATCATCGGTCAGGCATGCGAATTCGACTATTCCGGCGCACAGGCCTGCAAGGCGCTGCGCGAGGAAGGCTATAAGGTCATCCTGATCAACAGCAACCCCGCCACGATCATGACCGACCCGGATACGGCCGATGTGACCTACATCGAGCCGATCACCTGGGAAGTCGTCGAGCGCATCATCGCCAAGGAGCGCCCGGATGCCATCCTGCCGACGATGGGCGGCCAGACCGCGCTGAACTGCGCGCTCGACCTGCACCGCCACGGCGTGCTCGACAAGTACAAGGTGGAACTGATCGGCGCGTCGCCGGAAGCCATCGACAAGGCCGAAGACCGCCTGAAGTTCAAGGACGCGATGACCAAGATCGGTCTCGGTTCGGCCAAGTCGGGCATCGCCCACTCGATGGAGGAGGCGCTCGCCGTGCAGGCGCAGATCGTCTCGGAGATCGGCGGCAGCGGCTACCCGATGGTGATCCGTCCGTCGTTCACGCTCGGTGGCTCGGGCGGCGGCATCGCCTACAACCGCGAAGAGTTCGAAGAGATCTGCAAGCGCGGTCTCGACCTCTCGCCCACGCGCGAACTGCTCATCGAAGAGTCGCTGCTCGGCTGGAAGGAATACGAGATGGAAGTCGTGCGCGATCGCGCCGATAACTGCATCATCGTCTGCTCGATCGAAAACCTCGACCCGATGGGCGTGCACACGGGCGACTCGATCACCGTGGCGCCGGCCCAGACGCTCACCGACAAGGAATACCAGCTGCTGCGCAATGCATCGCTCGCCGTGCTGCGCGAGATCGGTGTGGAGACGGGCGGCTCGAACGTCCAGTTCTCGATCAACCCGAAGGACGGCCGCATGGTCGTCATCGAAATGAACCCGCGCGTATCGCGCTCGTCGGCGCTCGCCTCGAAGGCGACCGGCTTCCCGATCGCGAAGGTCGCGGCCAAGCTGGCCGTCGGCTACACGCTCGACGAACTGCGCAACGAGATCACGGGCGGCGCCACGCCGGCCTCGTTCGAGCCGACCATCGACTACGTCGTGACCAAGGTGCCCCGCTTTGCCTTCGAGAAGTTCCGCGAAGCCGACGCGCGCCTCACCACGCAGATGAAGTCGGTCGGTGAAGTGATGGCCATGGGACGCACGTTCCAGGAATCGCTCCAGAAGGCCCTGCGCGGGCTGGAAGTCGGCGTGGACGGTCTGGACGAGAAGTCGACCGACCGCGACGAGATCGTGGCCGAAATCGGGGAGCCGGGGCCGGACCGCATCTGGTACGTCGGCGATGCGTTCCGCATCGGCATGAGCCTCGACGAGATCTACGCCGAGACGGCCATCGACCCGTGGTTCCTCGCCCAGCTCGAAGCCATCGTCAAGAAGGAAAAGGCGCTGGCCGGTCGCACGCTCGAGAGCCTGAGCACCGAAGAACTTCGCTTCCTCAAGCAAAGCGGCTTCTCGGATCGTCGTCTCGCCAAGCTGCTCGGCACCGACCAGACCGCCGTGCGCCGCGCGCGTATCGCCCAGAAGGTCCGCCCGGTCTACAAGCGCGTGGACACCTGCGCGGCGGAATTCGCGACGAACACCGCGTATATGTACTCGACCTATGAGGAAGAGTGCGAAGCCCAGCCGACCAACAAAAAGAAGGTCATGGTGCTCGGCGGCGGCCCGAACCGTATCGGTCAGGGTATCGAGTTCGATTACTGCTGCGTGCACGCGGCCCTCGCGCTGCGCGAAGACGGGTACGAGACCATCATGGTCAACTGCAACCCGGAAACGGTCTCGACGGACTACGACACGTCGGATCGCCTGTACTTCGAACCGGTCACGCTGGAAGACGTGCTGGAAATCGTCGACCTCGAGAAGCCGGTCGGTGTGATCGTCCAGTATGGCGGCCAGACCCCGCTCAAGCTCGCTCTCGACCTCGAAGCGAACGGCGTGCCCATCGTCGGCACGAGCCCGGACATGATCGACGCGGCCGAAGACCGTGAGCGCTTCCAGATGCTGCTGCAGGACCTCGGTCTGCGTCAACCGCCGAACCGCACCGCGCGCGCTGAAGACGAAGCGCTGGTGCTTGCCGCCGAGATCGGCTACCCGCTGGTGGTGCGCCCGTCGTACGTGCTGGGTGGCCGTGCGATGGAAATCGTGCACGAGCCGCGTGACCTGGAGCGCTACATGCGCGAAGCCGTCAAGGTGAGCAACGACAGCCCGGTGCTGCTCGATCGCTTCCTCGACGACGCGATCGAATGCGACGTCGACTGCATCTCGGATGGCACCGACGTCTATATCGGTGGCGTGATGGAGCACATCGAGCAAGCGGGTGTCCACTCGGGCGATTCGGCCTGCTCGCTGCCGCCGTACTCGCTGTCGGCCGAGACGGTCGTCGAGCTCAAGCGCCAGACGGCTGCGATGGCCAAGGCGTTGAACGTCGTCGGCCTGATGAACGTGCAGTTCGCGATTCAGCAGGGCAGCGGCGTCGATACGATCTATGTGCTCGAAGTGAATCCGCGCGCCTCGCGTACGGTGCCGTACGTCTCGAAGGCGACCGGTCGTCAACTGGCCAAGATTGCCGCGCGTGCGATGGTCGGTCAGTCGCTCAAGTCGCAGAACGTGACGAGCGAAGTGACGCCGCCGTACTACAGCGTCAAGGAGGCCGTGTTCCCGTTTGTGAAGTTCCCGGGCGTCGATCCGGTGCTCGGACCGGAAATGCGCTCGACGGGCGAAGTGATGGGCGTGGGCCGCACGTTCGGCGAAGCGCTGTTTAAGTCGCAACTGGCCGCGGGCTCGCGTCTGCCGGCTTCCGGCACGGTGCTGCTCACGGTGAAGGACGCCGACAAGCCGCGCGCGGTCGAAGTCGCCCGCATGCTCCACGCGCTGGGCTACCCGATCGTGGCCACGCGCGGCACGGCAGCCGCCATCGAAGCGGCCGGTATTCCGGTGCGCGTGGTGAACAAGGTGAAGGACGGCCGTCCGCACATCGTCGACATGATCAAGAACGGCGAAATCGCGCTGGTCTTCACGACGGTGGACGAAACGCGCACGGCCATCGCCGATTCGCGCTCGATCCGGATGTCGGCGCAGGCCCACAAGGTCACGTACTACACAACGATCTCGGGCGCCCGTGCGGCCGTGGAAGGTCTGAAGTATCTGCAGAATCTGGAGGTCTACGACCTGCAGAGCCTGCACGCCCAACTGCCGGCCTGA